A DNA window from Porphyromonas gingivalis ATCC 33277 contains the following coding sequences:
- the rimM gene encoding ribosome maturation factor RimM (Essential for efficient processing of 16S rRNA) — MIDLDSLEHIGVLGKPHGVQGECNARLTADLSTLFEEEERLFLFFELDALPVPFRLIGYREKTDDITLLRFAGIESKEEMERYTGVSLFMERRYFDTDSIEFTWEHFIGFTVFDREGRFVGTIDDVDESTLNVLLSITTPEGKELLLPVAEDLLEEIDVPNRKLTMIIPDGLLQL; from the coding sequence ATGATCGATTTGGATTCATTGGAGCATATCGGTGTGCTGGGTAAGCCGCATGGCGTTCAGGGAGAGTGCAACGCTCGTCTGACAGCCGATTTGAGTACGCTCTTTGAGGAAGAAGAGCGGTTGTTTCTCTTTTTCGAGCTGGATGCATTGCCGGTTCCGTTCCGTCTTATTGGCTACCGTGAGAAAACCGATGATATTACTTTGCTCCGCTTTGCCGGTATTGAAAGCAAGGAGGAGATGGAGCGGTACACCGGTGTGTCTCTCTTTATGGAACGACGATACTTCGATACTGATTCTATCGAATTCACCTGGGAGCATTTCATCGGCTTTACGGTATTCGACCGAGAAGGTCGTTTCGTGGGGACAATCGATGATGTGGACGAGAGTACGCTCAATGTCCTTTTGTCTATAACTACGCCCGAAGGAAAAGAACTCCTTTTACCCGTAGCTGAGGATTTGCTGGAAGAGATAGATGTGCCAAATCGGAAACTAACGATGATTATTCCCGACGGCCTACTGCAATTATGA
- the murA gene encoding UDP-N-acetylglucosamine 1-carboxyvinyltransferase, with protein sequence MASYVIEGGNSLKGEILVQGAKNEALQIISATLLTDQEVVVRNIPDILDVNNLIDLLRNMGVKVKRPTRDTCVFQADNVNLDYIKSEQFLEKSRALRGSVLLVGPLISRFGYAIFPKPGGDKIGRRRLDTHLVGIQALGATCDYHSDMQAYELTASRLSGTYMLLDEASVTGTANILMAAVLADGITTIYNAACEPYLQQLCKMLLSMGAHIEGVGSNLLRIEGVQSLHGCEHKMLPDMIEVGSFIGMAAMTASELLIKDVSVPDLGIIPASFRRLGIAVEQQGDNLFIPKQEHYEIETFMDGSIMTIADAPWPGLTPDLLSVFLVVATQAKGSVLIHQKMFESRLFFVDKLIDMGAQIILCDPHRATIIGLDKRVPLRAATMVSPDIRAGIALLIAAMSAEGTSIIHNVEQIDRGYQSIDTRLNAIGARISRL encoded by the coding sequence ATGGCATCTTACGTAATAGAAGGGGGCAACAGTCTCAAGGGTGAGATTCTTGTCCAGGGTGCAAAAAACGAAGCTTTGCAGATCATCTCTGCTACGCTATTGACCGATCAGGAGGTTGTGGTGCGTAACATCCCCGATATATTGGATGTGAACAACCTGATCGACCTGCTTCGGAACATGGGGGTTAAGGTAAAAAGACCCACACGTGATACTTGTGTTTTCCAAGCTGATAATGTGAATCTCGACTATATCAAAAGCGAGCAGTTTCTCGAAAAGAGTCGCGCCTTGCGCGGTTCGGTCTTGCTTGTTGGGCCACTGATCAGTCGCTTCGGTTACGCCATTTTCCCGAAACCAGGGGGAGATAAGATCGGCCGCCGCAGGTTAGATACTCATCTTGTAGGTATTCAGGCATTAGGTGCCACGTGCGACTACCATTCCGATATGCAAGCCTATGAATTGACTGCAAGCCGGCTTTCCGGCACTTATATGCTGCTGGACGAAGCTTCTGTGACGGGTACTGCCAATATCCTAATGGCAGCTGTCCTTGCTGATGGTATTACCACTATTTATAATGCTGCCTGTGAGCCATATCTGCAGCAACTTTGCAAGATGCTGCTTAGTATGGGGGCGCATATAGAGGGTGTCGGCTCTAATCTGCTTCGTATCGAAGGAGTACAGAGCTTACATGGCTGTGAGCATAAGATGTTGCCCGATATGATCGAAGTGGGTAGCTTCATCGGAATGGCTGCGATGACCGCTTCCGAGCTTTTGATCAAGGATGTCAGCGTGCCTGATCTGGGTATCATCCCTGCATCTTTCCGCCGTTTGGGAATTGCTGTGGAGCAGCAAGGCGACAATCTGTTTATTCCTAAGCAGGAACATTATGAGATAGAAACGTTTATGGATGGATCCATCATGACTATTGCAGATGCTCCTTGGCCGGGTCTTACTCCGGACTTGCTCAGCGTCTTTCTCGTGGTGGCAACTCAGGCGAAAGGCAGTGTGCTGATTCACCAGAAGATGTTTGAAAGCCGTCTCTTCTTTGTCGATAAGCTAATCGATATGGGAGCACAGATTATCCTTTGCGACCCCCATCGTGCTACGATCATCGGTTTGGACAAACGTGTTCCCTTGCGAGCTGCAACTATGGTTTCACCCGATATTCGTGCCGGTATAGCCCTCCTTATTGCAGCTATGAGTGCAGAAGGAACAAGTATCATCCACAACGTAGAACAGATCGATAGGGGTTACCAATCCATAGATACTCGCCTCAATGCTATCGGCGCACGTATTTCTCGCCTTTGA
- a CDS encoding DUF4290 domain-containing protein: MNYNSKMEPLAIPEYGRNIQNMVNYCMTIGDRDERNRCAQTIITIMGNMFPERRENSETKHILWDHLAIMSGFKLDIDYPMEIISPELLERKPKAVSYSANDIVYRHYGHLIQEMILKACAMEQGEERYALELLIANQMKRSYLTWNKDTVDDYKIFKDLYELSEGRIELTEESCHLTIPNASDRKDNNNTKRNKVFRRK; the protein is encoded by the coding sequence ATGAATTATAATAGTAAAATGGAACCTTTGGCTATTCCGGAATATGGCAGGAATATCCAAAACATGGTAAATTATTGCATGACAATCGGTGATCGTGACGAACGGAATCGCTGTGCACAAACGATCATTACAATCATGGGAAACATGTTTCCCGAACGGCGGGAAAACAGTGAGACCAAGCATATTCTTTGGGATCATCTGGCTATTATGTCCGGATTCAAGTTGGATATCGATTATCCGATGGAGATCATCAGTCCGGAGCTGCTCGAACGGAAGCCTAAAGCTGTAAGCTACTCGGCCAACGACATCGTATATCGGCACTACGGCCATCTCATACAGGAAATGATCCTCAAGGCTTGTGCCATGGAGCAGGGAGAAGAGCGTTATGCGCTGGAGCTGCTCATCGCCAACCAGATGAAGCGTTCGTATCTGACATGGAACAAAGATACGGTGGATGACTACAAGATATTCAAGGATTTGTACGAACTGTCCGAAGGGCGCATAGAGCTGACGGAGGAGAGTTGTCATCTGACGATACCGAATGCTTCGGATCGGAAGGACAATAACAACACCAAACGGAACAAGGTATTCCGGCGGAAATAA
- a CDS encoding glucose-6-phosphate isomerase: MERIRLDLSKTGSSVASYGEIAEKFNALLDNGTGRGSDFLGWVHLPSSITEEELNAVEAAATILRERCDYVINVGIGGSYLGARAVIEALQNSFEAYRSDRENPVILYAGNNIGEDYLSELLQFLRDKRFGIIYISKSGTTTEPAIAFRLLKGLLESQVGREDARERIVAVTDSAKGALRRMADEEGYRSFVIPDNVGGRFSVLTPVGLLPVAVAGFDIRQLVRGAADMQAMTASDIPFSDNPALRYAAARNALYAEGKKIEILANFHPKMHYIGEWWKQLFGESEGKEEKGIFTATVDLTTDLHSMGQWMQEGERTIFETVISVENQDTCLTIPSDSADLDGLNFLAGKRVDEVNKMAELGTRLAHVDGGVPNIRIILPQLDAYYIGQLFYFFEKAVGVSGYMLGVNPFDQPGVEGYKNNMFALLNKPGYETESAAMAGRLKEC; the protein is encoded by the coding sequence ATGGAAAGAATCCGATTGGATCTGTCTAAAACAGGTTCTTCTGTGGCTTCTTATGGAGAGATAGCGGAGAAGTTCAATGCCTTGCTGGATAACGGTACCGGTCGAGGGAGCGATTTTCTCGGTTGGGTCCATTTGCCATCTTCCATCACGGAAGAGGAATTGAACGCGGTAGAAGCTGCAGCTACTATCCTCAGAGAACGTTGCGACTATGTAATAAACGTAGGTATCGGGGGCAGTTACCTCGGAGCAAGGGCTGTGATCGAAGCATTGCAAAACAGTTTCGAGGCATATCGCTCGGACAGGGAGAACCCTGTGATACTATATGCCGGCAATAATATCGGTGAGGATTATCTTTCCGAACTGCTACAGTTCCTGCGTGATAAGAGATTTGGTATCATTTATATTTCCAAAAGCGGAACGACTACCGAACCGGCTATTGCCTTTCGTCTATTGAAAGGATTGCTGGAATCGCAGGTCGGACGTGAAGATGCTCGGGAGAGGATTGTGGCCGTTACCGATTCGGCCAAAGGTGCTTTAAGACGTATGGCTGATGAAGAGGGCTATCGTTCTTTCGTCATACCGGACAATGTGGGAGGACGTTTTTCCGTCCTCACTCCTGTGGGGTTGCTCCCTGTGGCAGTAGCCGGCTTCGATATTCGTCAGTTGGTACGAGGTGCAGCCGATATGCAAGCCATGACGGCTTCAGACATTCCTTTTTCGGACAATCCGGCTTTACGATACGCGGCAGCTCGCAATGCTTTGTATGCCGAAGGAAAGAAGATAGAGATACTGGCCAATTTCCATCCCAAAATGCACTATATCGGAGAGTGGTGGAAGCAGCTTTTCGGTGAGAGCGAGGGCAAAGAGGAGAAGGGGATCTTCACGGCAACTGTGGATCTGACTACCGACCTCCATTCCATGGGACAATGGATGCAGGAGGGCGAGCGTACGATATTCGAGACAGTGATTTCCGTGGAAAATCAAGATACATGCTTGACGATTCCTTCCGACTCGGCGGATTTGGACGGGCTAAACTTTCTGGCCGGAAAGCGTGTAGACGAAGTAAATAAGATGGCTGAATTGGGTACCCGGCTGGCTCATGTAGATGGGGGAGTACCTAATATACGCATCATTTTGCCGCAATTGGATGCTTATTATATAGGGCAGTTGTTCTATTTCTTTGAGAAAGCGGTAGGCGTCAGTGGCTATATGCTGGGTGTGAATCCTTTCGATCAACCGGGGGTCGAAGGTTATAAGAACAATATGTTTGCTTTGCTGAACAAGCCCGGCTATGAAACAGAATCAGCAGCAATGGCAGGCCGACTGAAAGAGTGTTAG
- a CDS encoding NAD(P)H-dependent glycerol-3-phosphate dehydrogenase, giving the protein MGGIGRIGILGSGSWATALAKIILTSQPSINWFMRREEQAQGIKHTGRNPNYLRDAVFDPRKISFFTDSDLNSFFRASDVVVLVTPSPFIKSYLKRVRSSSMRDKLIINAIKGIVPDENVLVSEYLHDFCDVPNELIGVVSGPCHAEEVARERRSYLTVGCFDINKAKAMANVLRNDYVSCTTSQDVVGIEYASVLKNVYAIAAGICNGLQYGDNFQSVLMSNAIAEMNSFVNTVHLLEREITDSVYLGDLLVTAYSNYSRNRTFGNMIGKGYSVKSAQMEMEMIAEGYYGAKCVREVNKRYQVNMPIMNTVYEVLYEKRDAAEAITALTAHFK; this is encoded by the coding sequence ATGGGGGGAATCGGGAGAATAGGAATATTGGGTAGTGGCAGTTGGGCTACGGCTCTGGCCAAAATCATATTGACCTCTCAACCATCCATCAATTGGTTTATGCGCCGCGAAGAGCAGGCGCAGGGCATTAAGCATACGGGGCGCAATCCGAACTATCTGCGCGATGCCGTATTCGATCCTCGGAAAATCTCATTTTTCACCGATTCGGATCTGAACAGTTTTTTCAGAGCCAGCGATGTGGTGGTTCTTGTCACTCCTTCGCCTTTCATCAAATCCTATCTGAAACGCGTTCGCTCGTCCAGCATGCGCGACAAGCTGATTATCAATGCTATCAAGGGGATCGTGCCGGATGAGAATGTCTTGGTATCGGAATATCTGCACGATTTCTGCGATGTCCCCAACGAACTGATAGGTGTAGTCTCCGGCCCTTGCCATGCAGAGGAGGTGGCCAGAGAGCGCAGATCATATCTGACGGTGGGCTGCTTCGATATCAATAAGGCAAAAGCCATGGCAAACGTACTACGCAACGATTATGTGAGCTGTACGACCAGTCAGGACGTAGTAGGCATCGAATATGCCTCGGTGCTGAAGAATGTCTATGCCATTGCTGCCGGAATATGCAACGGTCTGCAGTATGGCGACAACTTTCAGTCTGTCTTGATGTCGAATGCCATTGCTGAAATGAATAGTTTCGTCAATACCGTCCACCTCTTGGAAAGAGAGATCACGGATTCGGTATATTTGGGCGACCTCCTTGTGACAGCTTATTCGAACTACAGCCGCAATCGTACTTTCGGCAATATGATAGGAAAGGGATACAGTGTCAAATCCGCTCAAATGGAGATGGAGATGATAGCAGAGGGCTACTATGGAGCCAAGTGTGTAAGGGAGGTAAACAAACGCTATCAGGTCAATATGCCGATCATGAATACGGTGTACGAGGTACTGTACGAGAAGCGAGATGCGGCCGAAGCCATTACTGCTTTGACGGCACATTTCAAATAA
- the lysS gene encoding lysine--tRNA ligase has product MNILELSEQEVVRRNSLEQLRNLGIDPYPAAEYTVNAYSTEIKRNFNGDENAAKRQVSIAGRIMSRRIMGKATFMELQDAEGRIQIYITRDDICPGEDKEFYNTVVKKCTDIGDFIGVKGYVFRTQMGEISVHVQEMTFLSKAIRPLPVVKEKDGEVFDGFTDSEQRYRQRYVDLVVNSHVKDIFLKRTMVFNSMRSFFNERGYIEVDTPVLQSIPGGAAARPFITHHNALDIPLYLRIANELYLKRLIVGGFDGVYEFSRNFRNEGMDRTHNPEFTAMEIYVAYKDYNWMMNFTEQMLERICMDVLGTTQVKVGEKLIDFKAPYRRVTMIEAIHEHTGIDISGMNEAELRQVCDKLGVEHNETMGKGKLIDEIFGEKCEKNYIQPTFITDYPKEMSPLTKEHRTNPELTERFELMVNGKELANAYSELNDPIDQRERFEEQLKLSEKGDDEAMYIDNDFIRALEYGMPPTSGMGIGMDRLVMLLTGQESIQEVLLFPQMKPEKVAPRDTKEKFAVCGIPEEWVPVLHKAGYLTVQSMREDKPGKVMQQLMDINKKYKLGLAGLNLETVSAWQEAPYE; this is encoded by the coding sequence ATGAACATACTCGAACTTTCGGAACAAGAAGTCGTACGCCGTAACAGCTTAGAGCAACTGCGTAATTTGGGGATCGATCCATATCCTGCAGCGGAATATACCGTCAATGCCTATTCCACCGAGATCAAAAGGAATTTCAATGGCGATGAGAATGCCGCCAAACGTCAAGTAAGCATTGCCGGACGTATTATGAGCCGCCGTATCATGGGGAAAGCTACATTCATGGAGCTGCAAGATGCTGAGGGGCGTATCCAGATCTATATTACTCGGGACGATATTTGTCCGGGTGAGGATAAGGAGTTCTACAATACGGTGGTCAAGAAGTGTACGGATATAGGTGATTTCATCGGAGTGAAAGGGTACGTATTCCGCACTCAGATGGGAGAAATATCGGTGCATGTGCAGGAGATGACTTTCTTGTCGAAAGCTATCCGCCCCCTTCCTGTGGTAAAAGAAAAAGATGGGGAGGTCTTCGATGGCTTCACGGATTCGGAGCAGCGTTATCGTCAGCGATACGTGGATCTGGTCGTCAATAGTCATGTCAAAGACATTTTCCTCAAGCGTACGATGGTATTCAATTCGATGCGCAGTTTCTTCAATGAGCGCGGATACATCGAAGTGGATACACCTGTACTCCAATCGATCCCGGGAGGTGCAGCTGCGCGTCCTTTTATCACGCATCATAACGCTCTGGACATTCCGCTCTATCTGAGAATCGCTAACGAATTGTATCTGAAGCGTCTGATCGTGGGCGGTTTCGATGGTGTGTATGAATTCAGCCGCAATTTCCGAAATGAGGGGATGGACCGCACGCATAATCCTGAGTTCACGGCCATGGAGATCTATGTGGCCTATAAGGATTACAATTGGATGATGAACTTTACGGAGCAGATGCTCGAACGCATCTGTATGGATGTGCTGGGTACTACTCAGGTGAAGGTGGGCGAGAAATTGATCGACTTCAAGGCCCCCTACAGGCGAGTGACCATGATCGAAGCCATCCATGAGCATACGGGTATCGACATCAGCGGAATGAACGAGGCCGAGCTGCGTCAGGTATGCGACAAGCTGGGCGTAGAGCACAATGAAACGATGGGCAAAGGCAAGCTCATCGATGAGATCTTCGGCGAGAAGTGCGAGAAGAACTATATCCAGCCTACTTTCATCACAGACTATCCGAAAGAAATGTCGCCTCTGACGAAAGAACACCGCACCAATCCGGAGCTGACAGAGCGATTCGAGCTGATGGTCAATGGCAAGGAGTTGGCCAACGCCTACTCGGAGCTGAACGACCCGATTGACCAGAGAGAACGTTTCGAAGAACAACTCAAGCTGTCCGAGAAAGGCGATGACGAAGCCATGTACATCGACAACGACTTCATCCGTGCCCTTGAATACGGTATGCCGCCGACCAGCGGTATGGGTATCGGTATGGACCGTTTGGTCATGCTATTGACAGGGCAGGAGAGTATTCAGGAGGTGCTCCTCTTCCCACAGATGAAGCCCGAGAAGGTGGCTCCACGAGATACGAAAGAGAAGTTCGCCGTTTGTGGCATTCCCGAAGAGTGGGTACCTGTACTGCATAAGGCCGGCTATCTTACCGTACAGTCGATGCGAGAGGATAAACCGGGCAAGGTGATGCAGCAGCTGATGGACATCAATAAGAAATATAAGTTGGGGCTTGCCGGTTTGAATCTGGAAACCGTTTCGGCTTGGCAGGAAGCCCCATATGAGTAA
- a CDS encoding nucleoside phosphorylase — protein sequence MKTKRTIPPSELIINTDGSVFHLHIRPEQLADKVILVGDPARVDAVASRFERIECNVSNREFHTVTGWYGDKRITVQSHGIGSDNIDIVLNELDALANIDFDTRQVKDRLRKLTLVRVGTSGGLQDNTPIGSYVAAERSIGFDGVMYFYSDTEKIRDAAFEAALQDQLEWKIEGLKPYVIPADKTLSDRICREDILRGVTIAANGFYGPQGRRLRLPLKDEDLNRKIQAFDFNGSRITNYEMESSSLAGLAALMGHEAITVCCIIAGRKSEKMNTSYQGSIEGLIDLVLERI from the coding sequence ATGAAAACCAAAAGAACGATTCCCCCCTCCGAGCTGATCATCAATACGGACGGTTCGGTCTTTCATCTGCATATTCGTCCCGAACAATTGGCCGATAAGGTCATATTGGTAGGTGATCCTGCTCGTGTGGATGCAGTCGCCTCTCGTTTCGAGCGCATTGAATGCAATGTATCCAATAGGGAGTTTCATACCGTCACGGGGTGGTATGGCGACAAGCGCATCACGGTGCAGAGCCACGGCATCGGCTCTGATAATATAGATATAGTCTTGAACGAACTGGATGCTCTGGCCAATATAGACTTCGATACCCGCCAGGTGAAGGATCGGCTACGCAAACTCACACTCGTAAGGGTGGGGACTTCCGGCGGATTGCAGGACAATACGCCCATAGGATCTTATGTGGCTGCAGAGCGAAGCATCGGCTTCGATGGAGTCATGTATTTCTATAGCGATACGGAGAAGATACGGGATGCGGCCTTCGAAGCAGCACTTCAGGATCAACTGGAGTGGAAAATCGAAGGGCTGAAACCCTACGTGATACCGGCTGACAAGACGCTGTCGGATCGAATATGCCGGGAGGACATCCTGCGAGGTGTGACTATTGCAGCCAATGGCTTCTACGGACCGCAGGGGCGTCGCTTGCGCTTACCCCTCAAAGACGAGGATCTGAACAGGAAGATACAGGCTTTCGACTTCAATGGCAGCCGTATTACGAACTATGAAATGGAAAGCTCCTCTTTGGCCGGTCTGGCTGCCCTGATGGGGCACGAAGCCATCACGGTCTGTTGTATCATCGCAGGCAGGAAATCCGAAAAGATGAATACCTCCTATCAGGGAAGTATAGAGGGCCTTATCGATTTGGTTCTGGAACGTATCTGA
- a CDS encoding tetratricopeptide repeat protein codes for MCRSITLFLFALISIVVSKQLSAQSISELRLLIDSGRYDKALPIAQQLVAKNPKHADNNYMLGLLLYKAERYEEAIAPLRVAVSRRSDAYEMLADAYAKEYFFSEALAALEKQKVTLVKKKQETVSIDAGIDRMRRAVRLLDRAEWVEVIDSVRTNKADLLSAYNLIADNGRLEWVKGNQGEATSFVNGRGDHAIMTEKGEDGVYSLHEAHRIGGKWGNAIPLEKLNSRFNENYPSLRADGFTLLFASDRPDGIGGYDLYMTRRDLEDGIFLEPTLLGMPFNSPYNDYLLVYDELRGIGFFASDRFCPADVVTVYTFVINEEGRPVATDDMALKRAYASLKSIRATQDPERDYSRLIASARDNRTDAEKKASERQIYFPMQGMRIYTRWSDFQSSEAKSLYQDVMARKRKLEQAATRLEELRLLYGRASASERSGMKQEILRLENAIPPLEEEVGRMEKEVRNMELQAVQGF; via the coding sequence ATGTGTCGTTCCATAACCCTCTTTCTCTTTGCATTGATTTCCATTGTTGTAAGTAAGCAGCTCTCCGCCCAAAGCATTTCGGAACTTCGTCTACTGATCGATAGCGGACGTTATGACAAGGCTTTGCCCATAGCCCAACAGTTGGTGGCCAAAAATCCAAAACATGCCGATAATAACTATATGCTAGGGCTTCTTCTGTACAAGGCTGAACGCTACGAAGAAGCTATTGCTCCCCTTCGGGTGGCCGTAAGCCGGCGGAGTGATGCCTATGAGATGTTGGCGGATGCTTATGCTAAAGAATATTTCTTCTCCGAAGCTCTTGCTGCACTGGAAAAACAGAAGGTTACTCTTGTGAAGAAAAAACAGGAAACAGTCTCCATAGATGCCGGAATAGACCGTATGCGACGAGCTGTGCGCTTGCTGGACAGAGCCGAATGGGTGGAGGTGATAGACAGCGTACGGACGAATAAAGCCGATCTCCTGTCGGCCTACAATCTCATAGCCGATAACGGTCGGCTCGAATGGGTGAAAGGAAACCAAGGGGAGGCGACTTCTTTTGTCAATGGGCGCGGCGACCATGCCATCATGACGGAGAAAGGTGAGGATGGAGTTTACAGCCTGCATGAAGCCCACCGGATCGGTGGCAAATGGGGCAATGCGATCCCCCTCGAAAAACTCAATTCCCGATTCAATGAAAACTATCCTTCGTTACGGGCGGATGGTTTTACCCTGCTTTTTGCCAGTGATCGACCTGATGGAATAGGCGGATATGATCTGTATATGACCCGTCGTGATTTGGAAGATGGCATTTTTCTGGAACCGACTTTGCTCGGTATGCCTTTCAATTCCCCTTACAACGATTATCTGCTGGTGTACGACGAATTACGTGGGATTGGCTTCTTTGCCAGTGACCGTTTTTGTCCTGCGGATGTTGTCACTGTCTATACCTTCGTTATCAATGAAGAGGGGCGCCCTGTGGCTACTGACGATATGGCCCTCAAAAGGGCGTATGCCTCCCTCAAGAGCATAAGAGCAACGCAAGACCCTGAGCGAGACTACAGTCGTCTGATCGCATCGGCTCGGGACAACCGCACCGATGCAGAGAAGAAGGCTTCCGAACGTCAGATTTATTTCCCTATGCAGGGGATGCGTATCTATACGCGCTGGAGCGACTTCCAAAGCAGCGAAGCCAAGTCGCTCTATCAGGATGTGATGGCTCGGAAAAGAAAATTGGAACAGGCGGCTACCCGTCTGGAAGAGTTACGACTCTTGTATGGAAGAGCATCGGCTTCGGAGCGAAGCGGTATGAAGCAGGAAATTCTTCGTCTCGAAAATGCCATTCCTCCACTGGAAGAAGAAGTAGGCCGAATGGAAAAGGAAGTCAGAAACATGGAGTTACAAGCCGTGCAAGGCTTTTAG
- a CDS encoding ISAs1 family transposase — MEGLLCNGLPLDFLLLIVFLSTLSGNTSWYEIEDYAEEYEEELKSLYEMLTGHQLMHTMPSHDTLNRSISLLDVEAFEGAYKRWIEGFISATSGKHICIDGKTMRGVKKLSFDTQSHVVSAFSPQDMCSLAQLYIDRKTNEIPAIHQLLDLLDLNGAVVSIDAIGTQTAIVEQIIDKGGDYVLCVKANQSLSLQEIEAYFCPLFQKHILLDEQTELSHGRIETRRYESILNPLEIEANEVLTRRKGLRSIHKVVRKRRDKKSDKTSEEVAYYISSLTDVSSLKQAIRGHWAIENKLHHCLDVYFGHDASHKRTRNVAQIMDIIQKINLLIMRPLKNKEME, encoded by the coding sequence ATGGAAGGGTTATTGTGCAATGGTCTTCCTCTTGACTTTTTACTGCTGATCGTTTTCCTCTCTACACTCTCAGGCAATACCTCCTGGTATGAGATTGAAGATTATGCCGAGGAATACGAAGAAGAATTGAAAAGTCTATACGAAATGCTTACCGGCCATCAGCTTATGCATACCATGCCTTCTCATGATACTCTCAACAGGAGCATCAGTCTGTTGGATGTAGAAGCTTTTGAGGGGGCTTATAAGCGATGGATTGAAGGCTTTATCTCGGCTACTTCGGGTAAACATATTTGCATTGATGGCAAGACGATGCGGGGAGTGAAGAAACTCTCTTTTGATACACAATCCCATGTCGTCTCTGCCTTTTCACCACAAGATATGTGCAGTCTTGCCCAACTCTACATCGACCGAAAAACAAACGAAATACCTGCCATACATCAACTTCTTGATTTGCTGGACTTGAACGGGGCTGTTGTCTCCATTGATGCCATAGGTACACAGACAGCCATTGTCGAACAAATCATCGATAAGGGCGGAGACTATGTATTGTGTGTTAAAGCGAATCAAAGTTTGAGTCTGCAAGAGATTGAAGCCTATTTCTGCCCTCTTTTTCAGAAACATATCCTCCTTGACGAACAGACGGAACTATCTCACGGACGCATAGAAACACGTCGCTATGAAAGTATTCTCAATCCCTTGGAGATAGAAGCCAACGAGGTATTAACTCGCCGGAAAGGCTTGAGGTCGATACACAAAGTTGTACGCAAACGAAGGGATAAAAAGAGTGACAAAACGAGTGAAGAAGTGGCCTACTACATTTCGTCATTAACAGATGTTTCTTCATTGAAACAAGCTATTCGTGGGCATTGGGCGATAGAGAATAAGTTACACCACTGTTTGGATGTCTATTTCGGACACGATGCCTCGCACAAGAGAACGAGGAATGTGGCGCAGATTATGGATATCATTCAAAAGATTAATTTACTCATTATGAGACCTTTGAAAAATAAAGAGATGGAGTAA